One stretch of Tepiditoga spiralis DNA includes these proteins:
- a CDS encoding FAD-dependent oxidoreductase has product MDVKKSFFAPAKAWKFLTKKPVTIPMKDVLDKPREASDRYRGFHTNDWDKCVGCGTCSRICPAEAINMIEFKELPDEEGSKPERPVFDYGRCTFCGLCVDICTTNSLNMSKEYVHMSPDPEKFFFVPKKDGIHKMEMKEGYTRDDTSELLDLERVEMEHLPAEKRKGSFLEIVKGFSKQQAIDEAARCVECGICTKTCPAHMDIPDYIRDVYNDDLETGLVDLYKTNPLPAVCGRMCTHKCETVCTVGTRGEPVSIRWLKRYIVDSVSPEEYIKILNQETIKKIDGKIAIVGAGPAGLSAAYYLRGLGYEVTVYEAKSRVGGVLNYGGPLYRMPDEAVEQDVNYIKEIGVKILTNTRVGKDIKFEELQNNFDVVFVSTGFTDGRKINLPGEDGEHFMTAMEILEIMKDYSRGIGEKPYIPNKMVVIGGGNVAFDVARTMLRLQNIERGNSEVHVCALETTLEQMPSDWDEKNEGTEEGLHIHPGWGPVEIIRKNGKIEKVKFRKVLSVFDDTGRFNPTYDDSQTMEIEADMVVESVGQVPDYTYLPESLKEKVEMVRGRIKTDENGRVVNLPWLYAGGDIVHGPDIIHGIADGHNAARSIDEYLRSKK; this is encoded by the coding sequence ATGGACGTTAAAAAAAGCTTTTTTGCACCTGCAAAAGCATGGAAATTTTTAACAAAAAAACCAGTCACTATTCCCATGAAAGATGTTTTAGATAAACCAAGAGAAGCATCAGATAGATATAGAGGTTTTCATACAAATGATTGGGATAAATGTGTTGGTTGTGGAACATGTTCAAGAATATGTCCTGCTGAAGCTATAAATATGATAGAATTTAAAGAATTACCAGATGAAGAAGGATCAAAACCAGAAAGACCAGTTTTTGATTATGGAAGGTGTACTTTCTGTGGTTTATGTGTTGATATTTGTACAACTAATTCATTGAATATGTCAAAAGAGTACGTTCATATGTCTCCTGATCCAGAAAAGTTCTTTTTTGTTCCTAAGAAAGATGGAATTCATAAAATGGAAATGAAAGAAGGGTACACAAGAGACGATACATCTGAACTTCTTGATTTAGAAAGAGTTGAAATGGAACATTTACCAGCAGAAAAAAGGAAAGGATCATTCTTAGAAATAGTAAAAGGTTTTTCAAAACAACAAGCTATTGATGAAGCTGCAAGATGTGTTGAATGTGGAATATGTACAAAAACCTGTCCAGCACACATGGATATACCTGATTATATAAGAGACGTTTATAATGATGACTTAGAAACAGGTCTTGTTGACTTATATAAAACCAATCCATTACCAGCTGTATGTGGAAGAATGTGTACCCACAAATGTGAAACTGTTTGTACAGTAGGAACAAGAGGTGAACCTGTATCAATAAGATGGTTAAAGAGATATATAGTTGATAGTGTTTCGCCAGAAGAATATATAAAAATATTAAATCAAGAAACAATAAAGAAAATAGATGGAAAAATAGCAATAGTTGGAGCAGGACCAGCAGGTTTATCTGCAGCTTATTATTTAAGAGGTCTTGGCTATGAAGTAACAGTATATGAAGCTAAATCAAGAGTCGGTGGGGTTTTAAATTATGGTGGACCACTTTATAGAATGCCTGATGAAGCAGTAGAACAAGATGTAAATTATATAAAAGAAATAGGAGTTAAAATACTTACAAATACAAGAGTTGGAAAAGACATAAAGTTTGAAGAATTACAAAATAATTTTGACGTTGTATTTGTATCTACTGGATTTACAGATGGTAGAAAAATAAACCTTCCTGGAGAAGATGGCGAACACTTTATGACAGCTATGGAAATTCTTGAAATAATGAAAGATTATTCAAGAGGAATTGGTGAAAAACCATATATTCCAAACAAAATGGTTGTAATAGGTGGAGGAAACGTTGCATTTGATGTTGCAAGAACTATGTTGAGACTTCAAAATATTGAAAGAGGAAATTCAGAGGTTCATGTATGTGCTCTTGAAACAACTCTTGAACAAATGCCATCAGATTGGGATGAAAAAAATGAAGGTACAGAAGAAGGATTACATATACACCCAGGCTGGGGACCAGTTGAGATTATAAGAAAAAATGGAAAAATAGAGAAAGTTAAATTTAGAAAAGTGCTCTCGGTTTTTGATGACACTGGAAGATTTAACCCAACATATGATGATTCTCAAACTATGGAAATAGAAGCAGACATGGTTGTTGAATCTGTAGGTCAAGTACCAGATTATACATACTTACCAGAAAGTTTAAAAGAAAAGGTTGAAATGGTAAGAGGAAGAATAAAAACAGATGAAAATGGAAGAGTTGTAAATTTACCTTGGTTGTATGCAGGTGGAGATATTGTTCATGGTCCTGATATAATTCACGGTATAGCAGATGGACACAATGCTGCAAGAAGTATAGATGAATATTTAAGAAGTAAAAAATAA
- a CDS encoding MATE family efflux transporter, with protein MARDLTKGSIIKELLLMSIPTMIGFSAQMIYDLVDMFWIGHISTAAQASVGIFATIFWVVEALNEIIGTSSISLISQSYGKKDYEKTNLAIEQTITFKFVVAIIGAISIALFLKPLMGSFAKKEVVDLGIKYGYIRLFFLPIMFSSFSVNTALRCIGDSKTPMYIMIFSSILNIILDPFLMFKTIPGTSIQGLNMGISGAAVSTIISQSIAFIIGFYLLFSGKRGIKPSIFKLLKLNFKMDKKLITIGLPNGLEVFARNLSMLVILKFVSLFGTTVVAAYAVGGRIFGFVFMPLMGLSMGASSIIGQSLGANLTTRAAKTAKLTASLASLITFTFMLLVFFKGEVLISFLNSDAQVILYGKEFMIFSSIGLIFVAYSFGLSSVFSASGYNLPFLFMSAGSRWLIQIPLLFIFIKILNLPLIWVWLSFAFGDFFEFLISIYFYTKGKWKKIRT; from the coding sequence ATGGCAAGAGATTTAACCAAAGGCAGTATAATAAAAGAACTATTATTAATGTCTATTCCAACTATGATAGGCTTTAGTGCACAAATGATTTACGACCTTGTTGATATGTTTTGGATAGGACATATTTCAACAGCAGCACAAGCAAGTGTTGGAATATTTGCAACAATTTTTTGGGTTGTAGAAGCTTTAAATGAAATTATCGGTACAAGTTCAATTTCATTAATTTCTCAAAGTTATGGAAAAAAAGATTATGAAAAAACAAACTTAGCAATAGAACAAACAATAACTTTTAAGTTTGTAGTTGCAATAATAGGTGCAATTTCAATAGCTTTATTTTTAAAACCTTTAATGGGATCCTTTGCAAAAAAAGAAGTTGTAGATCTTGGAATAAAATATGGTTATATAAGATTATTTTTTCTTCCAATAATGTTTTCTTCTTTTTCAGTAAACACTGCTTTAAGATGTATTGGAGACTCAAAAACTCCAATGTATATTATGATATTTTCAAGTATTTTAAATATAATTTTAGATCCATTTTTAATGTTCAAAACAATTCCAGGAACTTCAATACAAGGATTAAATATGGGGATTTCTGGAGCAGCTGTTTCAACTATAATTTCTCAAAGTATAGCTTTCATAATTGGATTTTACCTATTATTTAGTGGGAAAAGAGGTATAAAACCTTCTATTTTTAAACTTTTAAAATTAAATTTTAAAATGGATAAAAAATTAATAACAATAGGTTTACCAAATGGATTAGAAGTTTTTGCAAGAAATCTTTCAATGTTAGTAATATTAAAATTTGTATCATTATTTGGAACTACAGTTGTTGCTGCTTATGCTGTTGGAGGAAGGATATTTGGATTTGTCTTTATGCCATTAATGGGTTTATCTATGGGAGCATCTTCCATAATAGGACAATCACTTGGTGCAAACTTAACAACAAGAGCTGCAAAAACAGCTAAATTAACTGCAAGTTTAGCCTCATTAATAACCTTTACTTTTATGTTATTGGTATTTTTTAAGGGAGAAGTTTTAATTTCTTTCCTGAATAGTGATGCACAAGTAATCTTATATGGAAAAGAATTCATGATTTTTAGTTCCATAGGGCTTATTTTTGTTGCATATTCATTTGGACTATCGAGTGTTTTTTCAGCATCAGGTTATAATTTACCTTTCTTATTCATGAGTGCTGGTTCAAGATGGTTAATTCAAATACCATTATTATTTATTTTCATAAAAATATTAAACCTACCTTTAATATGGGTTTGGTTATCATTTGCTTTTGGAGATTTTTTTGAATTTTTAATATCAATTTACTTTTATACAAAAGGAAAATGGAAAAAAATTAGAACTTAA
- a CDS encoding cysteine peptidase family C39 domain-containing protein: protein MKNKLYYKIKKFFLSLTLLFAFVVFANIMTVLYVSKINNKNLKSEVLNYYIEKNVSYDDTSEYLQKTYYTCGPAALNYLLYLYGVNTTEEKLATLSKTNEKGTTLLNLKYAAERCGFKARGLKANFEYLKEIRKPVITYVKGNHYVVVEDITNKYVSLFDPDPEYGEIRIPIKIFKEAWNNIVLKINTKPLVMR from the coding sequence ATGAAGAATAAATTATATTATAAGATTAAAAAATTTTTTTTGAGTTTAACTTTATTGTTTGCTTTTGTTGTGTTTGCAAATATAATGACTGTGTTGTATGTATCTAAAATAAATAATAAAAATTTAAAATCAGAAGTTCTTAATTATTATATAGAAAAAAATGTTAGTTATGATGATACAAGTGAATATTTACAAAAAACATATTATACCTGTGGACCAGCTGCATTGAACTATTTATTGTACTTATATGGAGTGAATACTACAGAAGAAAAATTAGCTACATTATCTAAAACAAATGAAAAAGGAACTACACTACTTAATTTAAAGTATGCAGCTGAAAGATGTGGTTTTAAAGCAAGAGGGCTCAAAGCTAACTTTGAATACTTAAAAGAAATAAGAAAACCAGTTATTACATATGTAAAAGGAAACCACTACGTTGTAGTTGAAGACATAACAAATAAATATGTTAGTTTATTTGATCCAGACCCAGAGTATGGTGAAATACGAATTCCAATAAAAATCTTTAAAGAAGCTTGGAACAATATAGTGTTAAAAATAAACACAAAACCTTTGGTGATGAGATGA
- a CDS encoding ASCH domain-containing protein, producing the protein MKKTTVWGKDENDNSVIDQIINKGKTVICTPKYWYDKEPEISKTKVGDLVAIYTKKGEHACNIEITEKYEIPFGQVTERIAKGELFNSIEEFKEFHKKIWSEELNKDWLAINDDTIIVVEHFKLHSIEN; encoded by the coding sequence ATGAAAAAAACTACTGTTTGGGGAAAAGATGAAAATGATAATAGCGTTATAGATCAAATAATCAACAAAGGGAAAACAGTAATATGTACTCCAAAATATTGGTATGATAAAGAACCTGAAATAAGTAAAACAAAAGTAGGAGATTTAGTTGCTATTTATACAAAAAAAGGTGAACATGCCTGTAATATTGAAATAACTGAAAAATATGAAATTCCATTTGGACAAGTAACAGAAAGAATTGCAAAAGGAGAATTATTTAATAGTATAGAAGAATTTAAAGAATTTCATAAAAAAATTTGGTCTGAAGAACTAAATAAAGACTGGTTGGCAATAAATGATGACACAATAATTGTAGTAGAACATTTTAAGTTGCACTCAATAGAAAATTAG
- a CDS encoding ATP-binding protein: protein MKKLPIGVQDYKKIKEGNYTYIDKTKYILDLISSEAPIFLSRPRRFGKSLTVSTLYYLFKGKKDLFKGTYIYDKWEFKEYPVIRISLLDTTNDTEEELKDGLLRIIKREAKKYGINIESDHYKYAFDELIFELSRKERVVILVDEYEKPILDNINNKEKAERYREILRNFYVSIKSNDEYIKFVFMTGITKFTKTGVFSALNNLNDISLNKKYAQMLGYTQEELESNFKEHIKETAVEMKMEEKELLKNLKMYYNGFSFDGEDSVYNPFSILRFFNERKFQNYWFESGSPSFLYEYIKGKKIRYEDLVKYPVSELDFSTREIEEANASIFFTQAGYLTFKGIKRLGLREKYILDYPNIEVKNSFSKIILEANYGIRETEQIETTIYERIYEKDIEGIIKEIKRIISAIPYNLHKKEESYYHSLIYTILASAGLNVTAEELTNLGRSDIVIEEDIIYIMEIKIDKSAEKALTQIKEMKYYEKYKGKEIYIVGININSEKRNIDEYKIEKI, encoded by the coding sequence ATGAAAAAGCTACCAATAGGAGTACAAGACTATAAAAAAATAAAAGAAGGAAATTATACATATATAGATAAAACAAAGTATATATTAGATTTAATAAGTTCAGAAGCACCAATCTTTTTATCACGCCCAAGAAGATTTGGTAAGAGTTTAACAGTATCAACACTGTACTATCTATTTAAAGGAAAGAAAGATTTATTTAAAGGAACATACATATATGATAAATGGGAGTTTAAAGAGTATCCAGTAATAAGGATAAGTTTATTGGATACAACAAATGATACAGAAGAAGAATTAAAAGATGGATTATTAAGAATAATAAAAAGAGAAGCAAAAAAATATGGAATAAATATAGAGAGCGACCATTATAAATATGCTTTTGATGAATTAATATTTGAACTATCAAGAAAAGAAAGAGTAGTAATATTAGTAGACGAATATGAAAAACCAATATTAGACAATATAAACAACAAAGAAAAAGCAGAAAGATATAGAGAAATATTGAGGAATTTTTATGTTAGTATAAAATCAAATGATGAATATATAAAGTTTGTATTCATGACAGGAATAACAAAGTTCACAAAAACAGGAGTATTTTCTGCATTGAACAACTTAAATGATATATCGTTGAATAAAAAATATGCACAGATGTTGGGATACACACAAGAAGAGTTAGAAAGTAACTTTAAAGAGCATATAAAAGAAACAGCGGTTGAGATGAAGATGGAAGAAAAAGAGTTATTAAAAAACTTAAAGATGTACTACAATGGATTTTCATTTGATGGAGAAGATAGTGTATACAATCCATTTTCAATATTAAGATTTTTTAATGAAAGAAAGTTTCAAAACTATTGGTTTGAAAGTGGATCACCATCATTCTTGTATGAATACATAAAAGGAAAGAAGATAAGATATGAAGACTTAGTGAAGTATCCGGTAAGCGAACTTGATTTTTCAACACGAGAAATAGAAGAAGCAAATGCAAGTATATTCTTTACACAAGCAGGATACTTGACCTTTAAAGGAATAAAAAGATTAGGATTGAGGGAAAAGTACATATTAGACTATCCAAATATAGAAGTAAAGAACAGCTTTTCAAAGATAATATTAGAAGCAAACTATGGAATAAGAGAAACAGAACAAATAGAAACCACAATATATGAAAGAATATATGAAAAAGACATAGAAGGAATAATAAAAGAAATAAAAAGAATAATAAGTGCAATACCATACAACTTGCACAAAAAAGAAGAAAGTTACTATCATTCATTGATATACACAATACTAGCATCAGCAGGACTGAACGTAACAGCAGAAGAATTAACGAACTTAGGAAGAAGCGATATAGTAATAGAGGAAGACATCATATACATAATGGAAATAAAGATAGATAAAAGTGCAGAAAAAGCCTTAACCCAAATAAAAGAAATGAAGTACTATGAAAAATACAAAGGGAAAGAAATTTATATAGTAGGAATAAACATAAACTCAGAAAAGAGAAACATAGACGAATACAAAATAGAAAAGATATAA
- a CDS encoding NADH-quinone oxidoreductase subunit D, producing MKELKLYLGPNHPGMHGNFSVHMYVEGDIIVKARPMPGMLHRGFEKLMERRLWMNNLALIPRICVVEPDINEMVYAMSIEKLARVEVPEKAHWIRMIILELARVANHLMAFGGIGGPTGLYTGPNWAIADRDLILDIFEEITGARVYHMYIVPGGVRKDLPEGIEEKISSFLDYLEKRMEDYKSLVLENKMIIKRTKDEIVLPLEVAKELGVTGIGLRSASGKAYDIRKVDPYARYDQVEFDVPTATYSDAYTRLGIKYQEIFQSIRILRQVLDKMPKTGSVRAKISSGNALRWRVPAGQVFSHIECARGEYGYYMVSNGKEMPYRVAVRGASYPQGMLGIEKYLPGTRLDDAAIWLDTMGVCAPEIDR from the coding sequence ATGAAAGAATTAAAATTATATTTAGGACCTAATCATCCTGGAATGCATGGTAACTTTAGTGTTCACATGTATGTTGAAGGAGATATTATAGTAAAAGCAAGACCTATGCCTGGAATGCTCCATAGAGGATTTGAAAAACTTATGGAAAGAAGATTGTGGATGAACAATCTTGCTTTAATACCAAGAATTTGTGTTGTTGAACCTGATATAAATGAAATGGTTTATGCAATGTCAATTGAAAAGTTGGCAAGAGTTGAAGTTCCAGAAAAAGCACATTGGATAAGAATGATTATTCTTGAACTTGCAAGAGTAGCTAATCATTTAATGGCTTTTGGTGGAATAGGTGGGCCAACTGGTTTATATACAGGACCAAACTGGGCTATAGCAGACAGAGATTTAATTCTTGATATCTTTGAAGAAATAACAGGTGCAAGAGTTTATCATATGTATATTGTTCCTGGTGGAGTTAGAAAAGACTTACCAGAAGGAATAGAAGAAAAAATAAGTTCTTTCTTGGATTATCTTGAAAAGAGAATGGAAGATTATAAATCATTAGTATTAGAAAATAAAATGATAATAAAAAGAACAAAAGATGAAATAGTACTTCCACTTGAAGTTGCAAAAGAACTTGGAGTAACTGGAATAGGATTAAGATCTGCAAGTGGGAAGGCTTATGATATAAGAAAAGTTGATCCATATGCAAGATATGATCAAGTAGAATTTGATGTTCCAACTGCAACATACTCTGATGCTTATACAAGACTTGGTATTAAGTATCAAGAAATATTTCAAAGTATAAGAATATTGAGACAAGTTTTAGATAAAATGCCAAAAACAGGAAGTGTAAGAGCAAAAATTTCTTCTGGAAATGCACTTAGATGGAGAGTTCCCGCTGGTCAAGTATTCTCTCATATTGAATGTGCAAGAGGAGAATATGGTTATTATATGGTTTCAAATGGGAAAGAAATGCCTTATAGAGTTGCTGTTAGAGGTGCTTCTTATCCACAAGGTATGCTTGGTATAGAAAAATATTTACCTGGAACAAGACTCGATGATGCTGCAATATGGCTCGATACTATGGGAGTATGTGCTCCTGAAATAGACAGATAG
- a CDS encoding apolipoprotein N-acyltransferase has translation MNIILLALSGLLVFLSYPPFDFGFLGYFALIPYFYVVKKNEKSLRYGFFEGTLIGTIIFLSILHIQSESILINILIFLLLVNIMGITFMIYTIIVKMIYNSLKVKIQKICMISLGWMVIEFITNKMLVGFTFYAGITQHNNDLMLYLSKYIGLYGISFVVVLINVIILESILKLKENKKLKKNDIKYIIFILGFFLAYFVFNSLNDIKNINGINIKKKETLKVRLIQGNITAKEYKKAEEKNKMKNIFEKYMNLSIKNNSSELIVWPETAVHRWIMRIPEYKNKIINIAKTNKINILFGTPDLEPNDEEYNSAFLISKTGKILGKYNKNYTVPFYENYFKKGKEIKPFEINNIKIGVEICFEAFFQNVSIELKQKGAGIIFLLSNNGLFGYSNIPYITSAFMQFRAVENNVYVAQLMNTGITQIINNNGKVLKKTKLFETKIINYEIPVIHKQTIYSKYGETTYYIITVLFLVIIIAMLLKIQIRRRKK, from the coding sequence ATGAATATAATATTATTAGCATTAAGCGGATTATTAGTATTCTTAAGTTACCCACCATTTGATTTTGGATTTTTAGGATACTTTGCGTTAATTCCATATTTTTATGTAGTGAAGAAAAATGAAAAAAGTTTAAGGTATGGATTTTTTGAAGGAACATTAATTGGAACAATTATTTTTTTATCAATATTACATATTCAAAGTGAAAGTATTTTAATTAATATTTTAATCTTTCTTTTATTAGTTAATATAATGGGAATTACTTTTATGATTTATACAATTATTGTAAAGATGATTTATAATAGTTTAAAAGTAAAAATACAAAAAATATGTATGATTTCTTTAGGATGGATGGTCATAGAATTTATTACCAATAAAATGTTAGTAGGATTTACATTTTATGCAGGAATAACTCAACACAACAATGACTTAATGTTGTATTTATCTAAATATATAGGATTGTATGGAATATCTTTTGTTGTTGTTTTAATAAATGTAATAATATTAGAAAGTATTTTGAAATTAAAGGAAAATAAAAAACTCAAAAAAAATGATATTAAATACATAATCTTTATATTGGGATTTTTTCTTGCATATTTTGTATTTAATAGTTTGAATGATATAAAAAATATAAATGGAATAAATATAAAAAAGAAAGAAACATTAAAAGTAAGACTAATACAAGGAAACATTACAGCAAAAGAATACAAAAAAGCAGAAGAAAAAAATAAAATGAAAAACATTTTTGAAAAATATATGAATCTAAGTATAAAAAACAATTCATCAGAATTAATAGTATGGCCAGAAACAGCAGTGCATAGATGGATAATGAGAATACCAGAATACAAAAATAAAATAATAAACATAGCAAAAACAAATAAAATTAATATATTATTTGGAACACCAGACCTTGAACCAAACGATGAAGAATACAACAGTGCATTTTTAATTTCAAAAACAGGAAAAATATTAGGAAAGTACAATAAAAACTATACAGTACCATTTTATGAAAACTATTTTAAAAAAGGAAAGGAAATAAAACCATTTGAAATAAACAATATAAAAATAGGAGTAGAAATATGTTTTGAAGCATTTTTTCAAAATGTTTCAATTGAATTAAAACAAAAAGGTGCAGGAATAATATTTTTATTATCAAACAATGGACTTTTTGGATATTCAAATATACCATACATAACATCAGCCTTCATGCAGTTTAGAGCAGTAGAAAATAACGTATATGTAGCACAATTAATGAATACTGGAATAACCCAAATAATAAACAACAATGGAAAAGTTTTAAAAAAGACAAAACTATTTGAAACAAAAATAATTAATTATGAAATACCAGTAATACACAAACAAACAATTTATTCTAAGTATGGAGAAACAACCTATTATATTATAACTGTATTATTTTTAGTGATTATAATAGCTATGCTATTAAAAATACAAATTAGGAGGAGAAAAAAGTGA
- the hflX gene encoding GTPase HflX, which translates to MEKTKEVFDGILVAVNKREKDFEKQIEELKLLCSNIDINILTEVIQKKEAPDKKTYLGKGKIEELKDALMAFKCNIAIFNDSLSSLQRKLLEKELKDIKILDRNEIILEIFSRNAKTTESKLQVELASLTYELPKLVGQGISLSRTGGGIGTRGPGETQLEYNRRTIKEKINTLKNKLESIKHTRTMKSKKRNASSTIKVSITGYTSAGKSTLLKALSDDENILVSQKLFSTLATISRKTKFNDGLQVIFSDTVGFIRKLPISLIESFKTTLEEINYSDVIIEVIDLSEEDYEDKKSVVNKTLNEVIIEPIPRIVVFNKIDLLTKEKLDHLKILHPEALFVSAKSKKTVQEFLNDLEKKLINLEVLVSKKLYLKFEHSWKIDKIRDQIGIKEKKQIDDGFEYELITKKEYLEKIKSMIGFELWQEI; encoded by the coding sequence ATGGAAAAAACTAAAGAAGTTTTTGATGGAATACTCGTTGCAGTCAATAAAAGAGAAAAAGATTTTGAAAAGCAAATTGAAGAATTAAAATTATTATGTTCAAATATTGACATAAATATCTTAACTGAAGTAATACAAAAAAAAGAAGCACCAGATAAAAAAACATATCTTGGAAAAGGAAAAATTGAAGAATTAAAAGATGCATTAATGGCTTTTAAATGCAATATTGCCATATTTAATGATAGTTTAAGTAGTTTACAAAGGAAGCTACTAGAAAAAGAATTAAAAGACATAAAAATTTTAGATAGAAATGAAATAATTTTAGAAATTTTTAGTAGAAATGCTAAAACAACAGAAAGTAAACTTCAAGTTGAATTAGCAAGTTTAACATATGAACTCCCAAAATTAGTTGGTCAAGGAATTTCTTTATCAAGAACAGGGGGTGGAATTGGAACAAGAGGACCTGGTGAAACTCAATTAGAGTACAATAGAAGAACTATAAAAGAAAAAATAAACACACTTAAAAATAAATTAGAAAGCATAAAACATACTAGGACTATGAAATCAAAAAAAAGAAATGCCTCTTCAACAATTAAAGTTTCAATAACAGGCTATACAAGTGCTGGAAAATCAACCTTATTAAAAGCACTTTCAGATGATGAAAATATACTTGTTTCACAAAAGTTATTTTCAACATTGGCAACAATTTCAAGAAAGACAAAGTTCAACGATGGTTTACAAGTAATATTTTCTGATACAGTCGGTTTTATAAGAAAGTTACCAATATCTTTAATAGAATCTTTTAAAACGACTCTTGAAGAAATCAATTATTCAGATGTAATAATCGAAGTAATTGACCTTAGTGAAGAAGATTATGAAGATAAAAAAAGTGTGGTAAATAAAACTTTAAACGAGGTTATAATAGAACCTATACCACGCATTGTAGTTTTTAATAAAATAGATCTTTTAACAAAAGAAAAACTCGATCATTTGAAAATACTACATCCAGAAGCCTTATTTGTTTCTGCAAAATCAAAAAAAACTGTACAAGAATTTTTAAATGATTTAGAAAAAAAATTAATTAATTTAGAAGTGTTGGTTTCAAAAAAATTATACTTAAAGTTTGAACATAGCTGGAAAATAGATAAAATACGAGATCAAATAGGAATAAAAGAAAAAAAACAAATCGATGATGGCTTTGAATATGAATTAATAACTAAAAAAGAATACTTAGAAAAAATAAAATCTATGATTGGATTTGAATTATGGCAAGAGATTTAA
- a CDS encoding isochorismatase family protein: MNMKTLIEKIKILNLFPINTAILCVDCQNSFTLRCSNELPVEETDEVWIKSINNFLKLAKKEKYKIFASKDDHPKDHISFKEWPMHCVKNTYGNKLFINYVDYIVKKGSLKETDSYSAFYENFEDTPNELDLLLKNNKIKNLIIFGLAGDICVLETIKSSIKKGYNTFVIKDFIKSVNKKDIDSILKENKIKTCKSI, encoded by the coding sequence ATGAATATGAAAACTTTAATCGAAAAAATAAAAATTTTAAATTTATTCCCCATTAACACAGCTATACTCTGTGTTGACTGTCAAAATAGTTTTACATTAAGATGCTCAAATGAACTACCAGTTGAAGAAACTGATGAAGTTTGGATAAAATCAATTAATAATTTTTTAAAGCTTGCAAAAAAAGAAAAGTATAAAATTTTCGCAAGTAAAGATGATCATCCTAAAGATCATATTTCATTTAAAGAATGGCCCATGCATTGTGTAAAAAATACATACGGAAATAAATTATTTATAAACTATGTTGATTATATAGTAAAAAAAGGAAGTTTAAAAGAAACAGATAGTTATTCTGCTTTTTATGAAAACTTTGAAGATACTCCAAATGAGTTAGATTTATTATTAAAAAATAATAAAATAAAAAATTTAATTATTTTTGGATTAGCTGGAGATATATGTGTATTAGAAACTATAAAATCTAGCATAAAAAAAGGATACAACACCTTTGTTATAAAAGACTTTATAAAATCAGTGAATAAAAAAGATATTGATTCCATTTTAAAAGAAAATAAAATAAAAACATGTAAAAGCATATAA